Sequence from the Topomyia yanbarensis strain Yona2022 unplaced genomic scaffold, ASM3024719v1 HiC_scaffold_8, whole genome shotgun sequence genome:
ttctgaagccccgtaatgagatgtcaatcaattcgtttcaatatggaagataaattccaaaattactattgaaaacattattccactctaataagtagtaaagttaatttctatttttataaccaaagaaggaattcagcgcacaaaaatttctttaaacgTTTTTTTGAACTTTCACAACAACATAattattcttgagccactctaatgcatAATGACTTTTTTTTACAAGTGGTAATATCAAAACTGATTTAGCAcatgaaaattaatatacacaaattttaagaaggatttcgaaaaaaaatatatttttgagacaccctaatgaatagtaaatgtttattttttaaatgttttaatatcaaaaacgaattcagcgtaccaaaattacataaaaccatCTTGTTTGAACCGATAgggcaaagtttggactttagtcaacaacaacaacaacacagTCGTGCACCTTCATATACGTGAAATACCAACcttcaggggcggcgaaacactttacgcccgagtgggtagaaagcatagggtgaggggtccattagtaaggatttttttcccttttcgcaatgtacatgcttacattacattcacattaaatcacgtttgtttatgcaaatcggtatggtacatcgatgttttcaaatgagtgtagtgcgagatacatgcgttgcacatctaaattttttgaaatggttcaaaatttcgagttaTTTTCGAgcgggtagtactacccatactatccacgctttccgccggccctgacccTTTTTCTTTTTCTGAAATAGGATATTCACctcaatagatctaaatactggtcacAATGGTTCGTCTCCTACAAAAAAGCTAATATTGATAATAATGAGTAAAATTATACATTAGAAATAagcaataacaataaattaaaattgTTGACGAAAAGAAAGAATAGATAAGTACCTACCATTAAAGATTGGAAATTattcataaaaacagatgaTTCCAATATTGCCCTTTCAACCCTGAATTTTTCCTTCTGAAGATTTCCTGGCAAGATTTGTAACAGATCAACCCAACCCCGAACAAATCTCGTCTATCAGCATAGAATCCGCTGCAGATGTAAGCCTGCCTGAAGACGTCAGACTATCCTCTAGACGAGTGCAAAAACTGATTCGAAGAAGGGCCAAGGTCGCAAACGCGGATCGACTCAGATTTTGGCCGATTCCCCAATAAAAGCAGCCTTTGAGAAGGAGACAAATGAAATAAACGTAAGCGTTTCTTTCATTTGTCCTGGACTCCCCTATATACagacacagacattgtcccaaatcgtcgagctgagtcgattggaatATAAgatttggccctccgggcctcaaaaaaaatcttggaagtttgagcgaattctatacatttctttgaaaaaaaaagggaaaagatCATCCGTTCCCAACAGCTTACAATATCTCTCCAAGCTGTTGAGAAATCAATTCAAACCGATTTTTTTCTTAGCATGGTGTAACTTTCACACCTTTATAACTCTCTCATTATTTGCAACGCACTACACTGTAATTACAATTACGTTATATGTATATTGTCTTATTTTGCATTACGACGGGTCGCCTTTTCGAACGAATATGATTTAcattctcaataacgacagcAGAATTAAAAGGGGGTCCGACTCGATCGAATCACATTTGTTCGAAAAATCATTCCATCGCAATGCAGAATAAGCCTGATATTTTTTGtgtaaagttaaattttattccgATAAACCTTGCACGTCTGAACTGACACAAACCCTGTTTCTTCATTAAATGCCGAATGAATTTCATCACACTCAAACTTTGACTTAACTACAGGAACTTCCTTTATCAAGTATGCGGGATGGGACCGTCCCGATAAACTTTCGAAGAAACTTTCTCCATTTAGCACCTTAAAACGGTTAATACAATTTTAACTGTAGTGGACTCGGTGGCATAACAAGCAGAGGCACTAAATCGATATAGACAACGTAACGTTTGGGATTGCGCCTTACCTAACCGACATCCGTTGCTCATCGTTGGCATAAATTTAGCCAGATAATATACCTTGCTTGCTGCCTTAGTACACCCCGAGCATGTTCCGGAATCAAAATTTATGGCTCGGGCTAAGGGTTGTCTTCTCTATTGGCTGTACGTGTGTACAGAGCATAGAATAGAGCGACCGTGTGTACGTGTGCTCAATGAAGAGAATTATTAATTAATAAAAGTTTTGAATGCCAACAAAATTTATCCTACTGAAAGAAGTTTGACGAAAGGCCCGACACCGACAGCCTGGGAGCACCTCCAGGGTAGTTAGTTGGCAAACTGTTGAGAGTGATTTGTTTTTCATCGTTAAACCAATGGATGCTCATAAGCCTTGAATTGAAATAGGACTTTTTGCTCTATCAATATATTATATAAGGCATATaacatataaaaatataatcaaATGAAATGATGATACAAAAATGGTAGCTGTTATGTGTCGTAAAATCTTGaaaacattgaaatactttcatATAGCTGCAGAAAAGTACCTATAAAATATTTTATCTGATTTCTTTCAAACAATTATGTTAGCGCGCATTAAAGAACCTGAAAAATTTATTCGGTTAATCAATCCATTCGTCTCCTTAATTTATCTACTATTTTGGAAATATTACTATCGTATTGCTAGACACtactcttaacaaaaaattaagaTAAAACATTTATCCTATTCTAGGGAACCTAAGGTCATTTTAAGTAACGATGTCTTTTGAATTAATTAATCCTGCTTTTAGCGTTAGTTGCATTAGTAGCTCATTTGAATTCGCTTAAATAGTGTAAAGttaaaattctctttcttttatTTACATTACTTGGCTTAAGCTTAGCTACACTTAGATATGATTAGATCCTTTTTCGTGGTTCCACCTCGATCACTGTCTTTCTGTTCATGCGCTGCTTACACACACTCCACACGCGGCGCACACCTTCCCTGCCTGATCGTTACGCTGCATCATACATACTGTTCGGGAGCTTCCTCATCCTTGATAGTCGTATACTGCACTTTCTTGGAAACGTGATCCACCATCGGACTGAGCAGAGTCTTCAGTTTGTCTTTGCTCATGTAGATCAATGAACCAACGAGCCCTGCTAGAATACAACTGAGACAGATCAATACAAACACCAGTGTGACGGTGTGATCCCGCTTTCCCGATCGTGCCTTCTGgcattttttcatattaagcGACAGAATAGGTTCCTGATGCTTCTTGTTACGGAAACACATGAGATTTTCACGATTCCGTACGGTCACGTTCGTTTTGCGCATCCACTCGTACAGTGGGTTTAAAGTGCAGTTACAGTTGAACGGGTTGAATGTGAAGTCGACCATCAGATTGACTGATCGGTCGGGAAGTGTTTGAAGTGAATCCAACATATTCAAATCATGTGGTCGCAGATCTTCGAATTTGTTACGTTCTAGATCTAGGAAACGAAGTCTACTCAAACAGGTGATGTTGAAATTGATCGCTGTAAGCAGGTTGTCTCCAAGATGCAGATCCAACAATGCTGGCAAATCACAAAACACGCGTTTATCGTTGAATCTGGATATCTCATTCTGTTCGAGATGGAGTTTCACTAATTTGGTTAGGTTACTGCTAACGAAGATATCATGCAGATCCGCCGAAAGCTCCGCTGATGTGTTATCGGAAAAAGCATTCGTCAAATGCAGTTCCATTAGATTGATAAAGTTCGAAAACACTCTCGGATGGTGGTGATTATACTCGTCATCGTCGTACCGGGAAATGCTCAAATTGTTATGGTTTAGAATTAACCGTTTAACGTTCGGTACGTGATGATACGTTTTTCCACGGATCTCACGTATGTGATTGTTGCTCATATCGACGATGGTAAGATTCGCGAGATCATTGATGGCACCGAAAACGTTCCAAGGCAGCTCTTCGATGTAGTTTCCGGAAAAGATAACAACCTCTGTCTGCTTCGGCAGATACTCCAGTACGGCCGTATCTCGAAAGCCTTCATTGGTGCAATTGACAACGTAGCGCGTCTGGTAGTTGTACATTTGCGTACCGCAACTGCATTTTCCACGAAATTTTTCCCCGCAATCATTAGCGGCTGAAAACGTTACCAGTGCAAGCAGGAGGAAAACAACATTAAGTAGGTTGgacatttttagaattttctgaAAAGAGAGAAGATACAACATGTGGTGAGTGTTTTGTATTAGATGTGATGGATTTGAGAAATTGAAACAAATTCTGCAATGAttccaaaattttgtttttttattcccTGCTTTAGTGATGTTGAGTGGTTGGTTCAACCCTCCAGAAGTATTGTAGTGCGCTGAATgcacatcattttgaaattcagttGAGATCGTTTTGGAGCATCAGGAGGTTGCCTAAATGTAGTTAATGACACGATTGCCGGAAAGCTAATTTATATGGCGATAAAGGGATATCTGACTGTAAAACTCTATTTCATTCTACTCTGCGATTAAAAACCTTTTGAGTGCTATGTCTGTTAATCGGTGATATTacttt
This genomic interval carries:
- the LOC131696149 gene encoding trophoblast glycoprotein-like isoform X1, with the translated sequence MGKFTTYMSVISPSCMTFYLLSRVYISYVEYWLSIKILKMSNLLNVVFLLLALVTFSAANDCGEKFRGKCSCGTQMYNYQTRYVVNCTNEGFRDTAVLEYLPKQTEVVIFSGNYIEELPWNVFGAINDLANLTIVDMSNNHIREIRGKTYHHVPNVKRLILNHNNLSISRYDDDEYNHHHPRVFSNFINLMELHLTNAFSDNTSAELSADLHDIFVSSNLTKLVKLHLEQNEISRFNDKRVFCDLPALLDLHLGDNLLTAINFNITCLSRLRFLDLERNKFEDLRPHDLNMLDSLQTLPDRSVNLMVDFTFNPFNCNCTLNPLYEWMRKTNVTVRNRENLMCFRNKKHQEPILSLNMKKCQKARSGKRDHTVTLVFVLICLSCILAGLVGSLIYMSKDKLKTLLSPMVDHVSKKVQYTTIKDEEAPEQYV
- the LOC131696149 gene encoding phospholipase A2 inhibitor beta-like isoform X2, which translates into the protein MSNLLNVVFLLLALVTFSAANDCGEKFRGKCSCGTQMYNYQTRYVVNCTNEGFRDTAVLEYLPKQTEVVIFSGNYIEELPWNVFGAINDLANLTIVDMSNNHIREIRGKTYHHVPNVKRLILNHNNLSISRYDDDEYNHHHPRVFSNFINLMELHLTNAFSDNTSAELSADLHDIFVSSNLTKLVKLHLEQNEISRFNDKRVFCDLPALLDLHLGDNLLTAINFNITCLSRLRFLDLERNKFEDLRPHDLNMLDSLQTLPDRSVNLMVDFTFNPFNCNCTLNPLYEWMRKTNVTVRNRENLMCFRNKKHQEPILSLNMKKCQKARSGKRDHTVTLVFVLICLSCILAGLVGSLIYMSKDKLKTLLSPMVDHVSKKVQYTTIKDEEAPEQYV